From Hirundo rustica isolate bHirRus1 chromosome 1, bHirRus1.pri.v3, whole genome shotgun sequence, a single genomic window includes:
- the AKAIN1 gene encoding A-kinase anchor protein inhibitor 1: MVFAPGEKPGTEQDEVKLQIASKQIVQTAILRAVQQVSQERQQKEKRTNASTSLQLERGKLTKKHEKK, translated from the coding sequence GTGAGAAGCCAGGGACAGAGCAAGATGAAGTTAAGCTGCAGATTGCCAGTAAGCAGATTGTACAGACTGCTATCCTCCGAGCAGTGCAACAAGTttcccaggagaggcagcaaAAGGAGAAGCGAACAAACGCCAGTACAAGCCTCCAACTAGAAAGAGGAAAACTAACCAAGAAGCATGAAAAGAAGTAA